One stretch of Cloacibacillus sp. DNA includes these proteins:
- a CDS encoding ABC transporter ATP-binding protein: MLEVKDIHCAYDQVSVIHGISLHVNEGEIVAILGANGAGKSTLMRTVAGLMHPTAGTITFDGGDITKMPASKSIKLGLSYVPEGRRLFSKLTVRENLELGAFSVTDKNVVAERLDEMYELFPILKSRSGQTAETMSGGEQQMCAIARGLMSRPKLIMLDELSLGLQPSLVERVLEAVAEIRKRGVTVLLVEQMVQEALEIADRGYVLQTGRVVHKGTSQELLDSDEVRRAYMGM, translated from the coding sequence ATGCTTGAAGTTAAAGACATACACTGCGCCTACGACCAGGTCTCCGTCATCCACGGCATCTCGCTGCATGTGAACGAGGGCGAGATCGTGGCCATTCTCGGCGCGAACGGGGCGGGGAAGTCCACGCTCATGCGCACCGTCGCGGGCCTTATGCACCCGACCGCCGGAACCATAACCTTTGACGGCGGCGACATCACGAAGATGCCCGCCTCCAAAAGCATAAAATTGGGGCTCAGCTACGTCCCCGAGGGGCGCAGGCTCTTCTCCAAACTCACCGTGCGCGAAAACCTTGAGCTTGGGGCCTTCAGCGTCACCGATAAAAATGTCGTCGCCGAACGCCTCGACGAAATGTACGAACTGTTCCCGATACTCAAAAGCCGCTCCGGCCAGACCGCGGAGACGATGAGCGGCGGCGAACAGCAGATGTGCGCCATCGCGCGCGGCCTCATGTCCCGTCCGAAGCTGATAATGCTCGACGAACTTTCGCTCGGGCTCCAGCCCAGCCTCGTGGAGAGAGTCCTCGAGGCCGTCGCCGAGATAAGAAAACGCGGCGTCACCGTCCTGCTCGTCGAACAGATGGTACAGGAGGCGCTGGAGATCGCCGACCGCGGCTACGTCCTCCAAACGGGGCGCGTCGTCCACAAAGGCACCTCGCAGGAGCTCCTCGATTCGGATGAGGTGCGCAGAGCCTACATGGGCATGTAA